One segment of Bacteroides caecimuris DNA contains the following:
- a CDS encoding DUF3320 domain-containing protein, protein MAEEKRFISVFFVILQFLIYTVFTMDERLDKVKVQCDYLPLINFAIQQNGASVIHQLSIENTTSAPLKDIQVVITTEPTFGNAAPIAVEQIPANGSVRLSSFNLTLSANYFTQLTERLSGNLKIEITAEAEPIFCQTYPIDILAYDQWGGLNVLPEMLAAFTTPNHTAVVPIIKRAASILGQWTGNPSLDEYQSRTPDRVRKQMAAIYTAIAEQQIIYSTVPASFEKYGQRVRLADSVMAQKLGTCLDMALLYASCLEAIGLNALIVITQGHAFAGAWLVPETFPDPTIDDVSLLTKRTAEGIYDITLVETTCMNMGHSSDFDDAVKKANGKLTDRNNFLLAIDIKRARYSGVRPIPQRILHGQVWEIDEKETNIQNNAVHATPQSINPYDLSGNETQTVITKQLLWERRLLDLSLRNNLLNIRITKNTLQLIPANLACLEDALADGEEFRILHRPADWESPAIDFGIYSSVPESDPVVGFINSELSQKRLRFYLPENDLGKALTHLYRSSRTSIEENGANTLYLALGLLKWYETPSSERPRYAPILLMPVEIIRKSAAKGYVIRSREEETMMNITLLEMLRQNFGITISGLTPLPTDERGVNVKLIYSIIRNSIKNQRKWDVEEQAILGIFSFNKFIMWNDIHNNADKLVQNKIVSSLINGKLEWEAATEEIDATDMDKQLSPTDIVLPIIADSSQLEAIYEAVHDKTFILHGPPGTGKSQTITNIIANALYKGKRVLFVAEKMAALSVVQNRLAAIGLAPFCLEIHSNKTKKSTVISQLKKTTEIIRQTPPEEFKKEAERLLNLRTELNQYIEALHKEYPFGVSLYDAIIHYQSVDVEPCFEIPQPYLDTLDKDTFAQWEEAIESLVRTANACGHPYRHPLTGISISEYSSAGKEEASQLLTDFIDLLDTIRQKLDAFSVLLKDTDIHPTRKDFQTIASIIQKILDIPELTPGLLTLPLLNETLNEYREVLVHGQKRDEQRKEIETGFTKEILSINVKQMLAKWNRASDQWFLPRYFGQRKIKKTINMYALKTIETEEIKPLLHQIIRYQEEEEAVQKYISQLPSLFGRFGKNEDWTAIEQIINDMVSLHSHLLNYAKDIAKVSQIKQNLSVQLAEGIQTFRDIHAHSLNELYQLLDTLTVIEKKLSGTLGISTEELYASSTDWITIALSKAQTWKDNIDKLKDWYRWLQAYQTLNKLGVGFVATEYKEKNIPTDRLTDIFRKSFYQTAIQYIIAKEPTLELFNGKIFNDMIAKYKQISAKFEETTQKELFARLASNIPSFTREAIQSSEVGILQKNIRNNARGTSIRKLFDQIPTLLSRMCPCMLMSPLSVAQFIDTDADKFDLIVFDEASQMPTYEAVGAIARGKNVIIVGDPKQMPPTSFFSVSTVDEDNIEMEDLESILDDCLALSIPSKYLLWHYRSKHESLIAFSNSEYYDNKLMTFPSPDNIESKVRIVNINGYYDKGKSRQNRAEAQAVVDEIARRLRSEELRKKSIGVVTFSIVQQALIEDLLSDLFIFHPELESLALECNEPLFIKNLENVQGDERDVILFSVGYGPDAEGRVSMNFGPLNRIGGERRLNVAVSRARYEMIIYSTLRSDMIDLNRTSSIGVAGLKRFLEYAEKGTRNTISSVTAQSTEAAASIENIIADKLRSLGYTVHTDIGCSGYKIDIGIVDSEHPSNYQLGIICDGKNYKRTKTARDREIVQNNVLKALGWDIYRIWTMDWWEKPDEVIAAIQEAIARRMSSKVNAKTTTTIGIGSDPITAEKDSVNKESTDKEKITKEEPIKEESIEEAVPTAERDNNEISFVLKASPATSEKQTASAQDGIRQKYQSAKITPGNYSPEVFFFNESYPVLMYQIRKIIKNEAPVSKSLLCKKILSEWGISRLGARIETQIETALDALNIYRTEHEGIVFCWKNREQCISYSVYRPVSDREATDIAPEEIANAIRQLLTDSISLPATDLIKACAQQFGFVRMGSNIDAAMQRGIREAVKRNYAKIENERVTIAD, encoded by the coding sequence ATGGCAGAAGAAAAGAGATTTATATCCGTATTTTTTGTAATATTGCAATTCTTAATTTATACAGTTTTTACCATGGACGAGAGATTGGACAAAGTCAAGGTGCAATGCGACTATTTACCGCTTATTAATTTTGCGATACAGCAAAACGGAGCATCAGTCATTCATCAGCTTTCTATTGAGAACACGACATCTGCCCCACTGAAGGACATTCAGGTAGTAATCACGACAGAACCGACTTTCGGAAATGCCGCTCCGATAGCTGTGGAACAGATTCCGGCAAACGGCTCGGTCCGTCTGTCGTCATTCAATCTCACTTTGTCCGCCAACTACTTCACGCAACTGACCGAACGTTTATCCGGCAACCTGAAAATTGAAATTACTGCTGAAGCGGAACCGATATTCTGCCAAACATATCCTATCGACATCCTGGCATACGACCAATGGGGCGGACTCAATGTATTGCCCGAAATGCTGGCTGCTTTCACCACTCCCAATCATACGGCTGTTGTACCGATTATCAAAAGAGCAGCTTCCATCCTGGGGCAATGGACCGGCAATCCGTCTCTCGATGAATACCAAAGCCGCACTCCGGACAGGGTGAGGAAACAGATGGCTGCTATCTATACGGCTATCGCGGAACAACAGATTATATACAGTACCGTTCCCGCCAGTTTCGAAAAATATGGGCAGCGTGTCCGGTTAGCCGATTCTGTGATGGCACAGAAATTGGGAACCTGCCTGGATATGGCTTTGCTTTATGCTTCCTGTCTGGAGGCAATCGGACTGAATGCTTTAATCGTCATCACACAAGGGCACGCTTTCGCAGGAGCCTGGCTGGTGCCGGAAACCTTTCCGGATCCTACGATTGATGATGTTTCTCTATTAACGAAAAGAACAGCGGAAGGAATCTACGACATTACTTTAGTTGAAACGACCTGCATGAACATGGGACATTCGTCCGATTTCGACGATGCGGTGAAGAAAGCAAACGGAAAGTTGACGGACAGGAATAACTTCCTTCTTGCAATAGACATCAAGAGAGCTAGATATTCGGGTGTACGCCCCATCCCTCAACGTATTTTGCACGGACAGGTATGGGAAATTGACGAAAAAGAGACCAACATTCAGAACAATGCCGTTCATGCCACTCCGCAAAGCATCAATCCGTATGATTTATCGGGCAATGAAACCCAAACCGTAATCACCAAACAATTGTTGTGGGAAAGGCGGCTGCTTGACTTGAGCCTTCGCAACAACCTGCTGAACATCCGGATTACCAAAAACACGCTCCAACTGATCCCAGCTAATCTGGCTTGTCTGGAAGATGCATTGGCTGACGGAGAAGAATTCCGCATCCTACACCGCCCGGCTGATTGGGAAAGCCCGGCGATAGATTTCGGCATTTATTCCTCCGTACCGGAGTCTGATCCGGTAGTTGGTTTCATCAACTCGGAGCTTTCACAGAAAAGACTGCGTTTTTATCTGCCCGAAAACGATTTAGGTAAAGCACTGACTCACCTATACCGTTCCTCGCGTACCTCTATTGAAGAGAACGGAGCCAACACTCTTTATCTGGCTCTCGGACTTTTGAAATGGTACGAGACTCCTTCCAGCGAACGTCCCCGCTACGCTCCCATCCTGCTAATGCCGGTTGAAATCATCCGTAAATCGGCTGCTAAAGGCTATGTGATCCGTTCACGGGAAGAGGAAACAATGATGAATATTACGTTATTAGAAATGCTTCGCCAAAACTTCGGAATTACCATATCAGGATTAACCCCATTGCCCACCGATGAAAGAGGCGTCAACGTCAAACTGATCTATTCCATCATTCGCAACAGCATCAAAAACCAACGTAAATGGGACGTGGAAGAGCAAGCCATCCTAGGCATCTTCTCTTTCAATAAGTTCATCATGTGGAATGACATTCACAACAATGCCGACAAACTGGTTCAGAACAAAATTGTTTCAAGCCTCATCAACGGAAAGCTAGAATGGGAAGCCGCAACAGAAGAAATAGACGCAACGGATATGGACAAACAACTGTCGCCAACGGATATCGTTTTGCCTATCATCGCCGATTCTTCGCAATTGGAAGCTATCTACGAAGCCGTACACGATAAGACTTTTATCCTGCACGGCCCTCCGGGAACGGGTAAATCGCAAACAATTACCAATATCATCGCCAACGCGCTTTACAAAGGAAAACGTGTCTTATTCGTTGCGGAAAAGATGGCTGCCCTCTCCGTTGTTCAAAACCGACTAGCGGCTATCGGTCTGGCTCCGTTCTGTTTGGAAATTCATTCCAACAAAACAAAGAAATCCACCGTTATCTCACAACTGAAAAAAACAACGGAAATTATCAGGCAGACCCCTCCCGAAGAATTCAAAAAGGAAGCGGAACGTTTGCTGAATTTGCGGACGGAACTGAATCAGTATATTGAAGCCCTACATAAGGAATACCCGTTCGGAGTTTCACTATACGATGCCATTATCCATTATCAGTCTGTGGACGTCGAACCTTGTTTTGAGATTCCACAACCTTATCTGGATACATTAGACAAAGATACATTTGCGCAATGGGAAGAGGCTATCGAATCGCTAGTCAGAACCGCCAATGCGTGCGGACATCCTTACCGGCACCCATTAACAGGCATCTCGATTTCCGAATATTCATCTGCCGGAAAAGAAGAAGCCTCCCAATTACTTACCGATTTCATCGACTTATTGGATACTATCCGGCAGAAGTTGGACGCATTTTCCGTACTTTTGAAAGATACGGATATACATCCTACACGCAAAGATTTCCAAACGATCGCCAGTATCATCCAAAAAATACTCGATATTCCGGAACTGACTCCCGGATTGCTGACTCTGCCATTATTGAATGAAACGCTGAATGAATATCGTGAAGTGCTGGTTCATGGACAAAAACGTGATGAACAAAGAAAAGAGATAGAGACAGGATTTACTAAAGAGATTCTGTCCATTAATGTAAAACAGATGCTAGCCAAATGGAATCGTGCATCCGACCAATGGTTTCTTCCCAGATATTTCGGACAGCGAAAGATCAAAAAGACCATCAACATGTATGCTTTAAAAACGATTGAGACAGAAGAGATCAAACCGCTACTCCACCAGATTATCCGGTATCAGGAAGAAGAGGAAGCTGTTCAAAAATACATCAGCCAACTCCCCTCTTTGTTCGGACGATTCGGCAAGAATGAGGACTGGACTGCCATTGAGCAGATTATCAATGACATGGTTTCTCTTCACTCGCATTTGCTGAATTATGCCAAGGACATAGCCAAGGTGTCACAAATCAAACAGAATTTGTCGGTACAACTTGCAGAAGGAATTCAAACATTCAGAGATATTCACGCTCACTCTCTCAATGAATTGTATCAGTTACTGGATACACTTACAGTCATCGAAAAGAAATTGTCCGGCACGTTGGGTATATCAACAGAAGAGCTTTATGCCTCTTCGACCGACTGGATAACGATCGCGCTATCGAAAGCCCAAACTTGGAAAGATAACATCGACAAACTCAAAGACTGGTATCGGTGGTTACAAGCATACCAAACTCTAAATAAACTGGGAGTCGGATTTGTCGCGACAGAATATAAGGAAAAGAATATCCCTACCGACCGACTGACAGACATCTTCCGCAAGAGTTTCTACCAGACAGCCATTCAGTATATCATTGCCAAAGAACCCACGCTGGAATTATTCAACGGCAAGATATTCAACGATATGATTGCTAAATACAAACAAATATCCGCCAAATTCGAAGAAACGACCCAAAAAGAATTGTTTGCGCGGCTGGCTTCCAACATTCCGTCTTTCACTCGCGAAGCTATCCAAAGTTCCGAAGTGGGCATCCTTCAAAAGAACATCCGCAACAACGCCCGCGGTACATCCATCCGCAAACTGTTCGACCAGATTCCTACTTTATTGTCGCGTATGTGTCCGTGCATGCTGATGAGCCCGCTTTCCGTCGCTCAATTCATTGATACGGATGCCGACAAATTCGATTTGATTGTCTTTGATGAAGCGTCACAGATGCCTACTTATGAAGCGGTGGGCGCTATTGCCCGAGGCAAAAACGTGATTATCGTGGGGGACCCGAAACAGATGCCTCCTACCAGCTTCTTCTCGGTCAGCACCGTTGATGAAGATAATATTGAAATGGAGGATTTGGAGAGTATTCTTGATGACTGTCTCGCCTTGTCTATCCCTTCCAAATATTTATTGTGGCACTATCGAAGCAAACACGAGAGCCTCATCGCTTTCAGCAACTCCGAATATTACGATAACAAACTGATGACTTTCCCTTCTCCGGACAACATTGAATCGAAAGTCAGGATAGTCAACATCAACGGTTATTATGATAAAGGCAAATCGCGCCAAAACCGGGCGGAAGCTCAAGCGGTGGTAGACGAAATAGCCAGAAGATTGAGAAGCGAGGAATTAAGAAAGAAAAGTATCGGCGTAGTGACTTTCAGCATCGTTCAGCAAGCTTTAATAGAAGACTTACTTTCCGACCTCTTTATCTTCCATCCCGAACTGGAAAGCCTTGCTTTGGAATGTAACGAACCGTTGTTTATCAAAAACCTGGAGAATGTGCAGGGAGATGAACGCGACGTTATTCTCTTTTCTGTGGGCTACGGTCCGGATGCGGAAGGACGTGTCAGCATGAATTTCGGTCCATTGAACCGGATAGGCGGTGAAAGAAGGTTGAATGTAGCCGTTTCCCGTGCCCGGTATGAGATGATTATCTATTCCACTTTACGATCGGATATGATTGATTTGAACCGGACTTCCTCTATCGGAGTAGCCGGACTAAAACGTTTCCTCGAATATGCAGAGAAAGGAACCAGAAACACAATCAGCAGTGTGACAGCCCAATCAACGGAAGCAGCAGCCTCCATCGAGAATATCATTGCCGATAAACTGCGTTCATTGGGATACACCGTGCATACAGATATCGGATGTTCCGGTTATAAAATAGATATAGGTATCGTTGACAGCGAACATCCATCCAACTATCAATTAGGCATTATCTGCGATGGCAAAAACTACAAACGTACCAAGACCGCACGCGATCGGGAAATTGTACAAAACAATGTACTGAAAGCACTCGGCTGGGATATTTACCGGATATGGACTATGGACTGGTGGGAAAAGCCGGACGAAGTAATAGCAGCCATCCAAGAGGCTATCGCACGCAGAATGAGTTCAAAGGTTAATGCTAAAACAACGACAACCATCGGAATTGGCTCTGATCCAATAACAGCAGAAAAAGATTCTGTGAACAAAGAGTCGACCGACAAAGAAAAAATAACAAAAGAAGAGCCTATAAAAGAAGAGTCAATAGAAGAAGCAGTACCGACTGCCGAGAGAGATAACAATGAAATTTCATTTGTACTCAAAGCATCACCTGCCACCTCAGAAAAGCAAACTGCTTCCGCACAAGACGGAATACGGCAAAAGTACCAATCAGCAAAGATCACTCCAGGCAACTATTCGCCGGAAGTTTTTTTCTTTAACGAAAGCTATCCCGTCCTCATGTATCAAATACGGAAAATTATAAAGAACGAAGCTCCGGTCAGCAAATCATTGCTTTGCAAGAAGATTCTGTCTGAATGGGGAATCAGTCGTCTGGGCGCACGGATAGAAACACAGATAGAGACGGCATTAGATGCACTGAATATCTATCGCACCGAACATGAAGGAATTGTTTTCTGCTGGAAAAACAGAGAGCAATGTATCTCCTATTCTGTTTATCGTCCGGTTTCCGACCGGGAAGCGACAGATATTGCTCCTGAAGAGATAGCCAATGCCATCCGACAACTGTTGACAGACTCCATCAGCCTGCCTGCGACAGATTTGATAAAAGCATGTGCACAACAATTCGGCTTTGTCCGTATGGGATCGAACATAGACGCTGCCATGCAAAGAGGTATTCGCGAAGCCGTGAAAAGGAATTATGCCAAAATTGAAAACGAACGGGTGACGATTGCGGATTAA
- the rpsA gene encoding 30S ribosomal protein S1, whose translation MENLKNVAPIEDFNWDAYENGETVTNVSHDELEKAYDGTLNKVNDREVVDGTVIAMNKREVVVNIGYKSDGIIPLNEFRYNPDLKVGDTVEVYIENQEDKKGQLVLSHRKARATRSWDRVNAALENEEIIKGYIKCRTKGGMIVDVFGIEAFLPGSQIDVKPIRDYDVFVGKTMEFKVVKINQEFKNVVVSHKALIEAELEQQKKEIIGKLEKGQVLEGTVKNITSYGVFIDLGGVDGLIHITDLSWGRVSDPKEVVELDQKLNVVILDFDDEKKRIALGLKQLTPHPWDALDTDLKVGDKVKGKVVVMADYGAFIEIAAGVEGLIHVSEMSWSQHLRSAQDFMKVGDEVEAVVLTLDREERKMSLGIKQLKQDPWETIEEKYPVGSKHTAKVRNFTNFGVFVEIEEGVDGLIHISDLSWTKKVKHPSEFTQIGADIEVQVLEIDKENRRLSLGHKQLEENPWDVFETVFTVGSVHEGTIIEMLDKGAVVALPYGVEGFATPKHLVKEDGSQAQLDEKLEFKVIEFNKDAKRIILSHSRIFEDVAKAEERAEKKAASGAKKASSSKREDSPMIQNQAASTTLGDIDALAALKEQLEGKK comes from the coding sequence ATGGAAAACTTAAAGAACGTAGCTCCTATTGAAGATTTCAACTGGGATGCTTATGAAAATGGCGAAACAGTAACCAACGTTAGCCACGATGAACTAGAAAAAGCTTACGACGGTACGCTTAACAAAGTAAACGACCGTGAGGTTGTTGACGGAACCGTAATCGCAATGAACAAGCGTGAAGTAGTTGTGAACATCGGTTACAAATCAGACGGTATCATCCCTTTGAATGAATTCCGTTACAATCCGGACCTGAAAGTAGGTGACACTGTAGAAGTATACATCGAAAACCAGGAAGACAAAAAAGGACAGCTCGTTCTGTCACACAGAAAAGCCCGCGCTACTCGTTCTTGGGATCGCGTTAACGCTGCTCTGGAAAATGAAGAAATTATCAAGGGTTACATTAAGTGCCGCACGAAGGGTGGTATGATCGTAGACGTATTCGGAATCGAAGCATTCTTGCCGGGTTCTCAAATCGACGTTAAACCGATCCGCGACTATGATGTATTCGTTGGCAAAACAATGGAATTCAAAGTGGTTAAAATCAACCAGGAATTCAAAAATGTTGTTGTATCTCACAAGGCTCTTATCGAAGCTGAACTGGAACAACAGAAGAAAGAAATCATCGGTAAACTCGAAAAAGGACAAGTTCTTGAAGGAACTGTTAAAAATATCACATCCTACGGTGTATTCATCGACCTTGGTGGCGTAGACGGTTTGATCCACATCACTGACCTTTCTTGGGGACGTGTTAGCGATCCGAAAGAAGTGGTTGAACTGGATCAGAAGCTCAACGTTGTTATCCTTGACTTCGATGACGAAAAGAAACGTATCGCTCTTGGCTTGAAACAACTGACTCCGCATCCATGGGATGCTCTTGATACTGACTTGAAGGTTGGTGACAAGGTGAAAGGTAAAGTGGTTGTTATGGCTGACTACGGTGCATTCATCGAAATCGCTGCCGGCGTAGAAGGTTTGATCCACGTTTCAGAAATGTCTTGGAGCCAACACCTGCGTTCTGCACAAGATTTCATGAAGGTAGGCGACGAAGTAGAAGCTGTTGTTCTTACACTTGACCGCGAAGAACGTAAGATGTCTTTGGGTATCAAACAACTGAAACAAGATCCATGGGAAACAATCGAAGAGAAGTATCCTGTAGGTTCTAAGCATACAGCAAAAGTACGTAACTTCACTAACTTCGGTGTATTCGTAGAAATCGAAGAAGGTGTAGACGGCTTGATCCACATCTCTGACCTTTCTTGGACTAAGAAAGTAAAACACCCGTCAGAATTTACTCAGATTGGTGCTGACATCGAAGTTCAGGTATTGGAAATCGACAAAGAAAACCGTCGTTTGAGCCTTGGACACAAACAACTCGAAGAAAATCCTTGGGATGTATTCGAAACTGTGTTCACTGTAGGTTCTGTACACGAAGGTACTATCATCGAAATGTTGGATAAGGGTGCTGTTGTAGCTCTTCCTTACGGTGTAGAAGGTTTTGCAACTCCGAAACACCTTGTAAAAGAAGACGGTTCACAAGCACAGTTGGATGAGAAACTTGAATTCAAAGTGATCGAGTTCAACAAAGACGCTAAGAGAATCATCTTGTCTCACAGCCGTATCTTCGAAGATGTAGCTAAAGCTGAAGAAAGAGCAGAAAAGAAAGCTGCTTCTGGCGCAAAGAAAGCATCTTCTAGTAAGAGAGAAGATTCTCCGATGATCCAAAACCAAGCTGCTTCAACTACGCTGGGCGACATTGACGCTCTGGCTGCATTGAAAGAACAGTTGGAAGGAAAGAAATAA
- a CDS encoding ribonuclease Z, which yields MEKFELYILGCGSALPTTRHFATSQVVNLREKLFMIDCGEGAQMQLRRSRLKFSRLNHIFISHLHGDHCFGLLGLISTFGLLGRTADLHIHSPRGLEELFAPMLAFFCKTLTYKVLFHEFETKEPMLVYDDRSVTVTTIPLKHRIPCCGFLFEEKQCPNHIIRDMVDFYKVPVYELNRIKNGADFVTPEGEVIPNLRLTRPSAPARKYAYCSDTIYRPSLAEQISNVDLLFHEATFAQTEQARAKETYHTTAAQAAQLALDANVKQLVIGHFSARYEDESILFDEASAIFPRTILAKENMCIDIDGGTVYEK from the coding sequence ATGGAAAAATTTGAGTTATATATATTGGGATGCGGTTCCGCTTTGCCTACCACGCGACATTTTGCGACCTCTCAAGTCGTAAACCTGCGTGAAAAATTATTTATGATTGATTGTGGCGAGGGAGCACAAATGCAGTTACGCCGTTCGCGACTGAAATTTTCCCGATTGAATCATATCTTCATCTCTCATCTACATGGTGACCATTGTTTCGGATTGTTGGGGCTGATCTCTACATTCGGATTATTAGGAAGAACAGCTGATTTGCATATTCATTCTCCACGAGGACTGGAAGAACTGTTTGCCCCGATGCTTGCTTTCTTTTGCAAGACTTTGACTTATAAGGTGCTCTTCCATGAATTCGAAACGAAAGAGCCGATGCTTGTCTACGATGACCGTTCGGTGACCGTAACTACGATTCCTTTGAAACACCGTATTCCTTGTTGCGGCTTCCTTTTTGAAGAAAAACAATGTCCCAATCATATTATCAGGGATATGGTAGACTTTTATAAAGTTCCTGTCTATGAGTTGAACCGTATCAAGAACGGAGCGGATTTTGTAACTCCCGAAGGAGAAGTAATACCCAATTTGCGTCTGACCCGCCCTTCGGCTCCAGCTCGTAAATATGCTTATTGCTCCGATACAATTTATCGCCCGTCGCTTGCCGAACAAATCAGCAATGTAGATTTGCTTTTCCATGAGGCTACCTTTGCGCAGACAGAGCAGGCACGTGCCAAGGAAACTTATCATACTACGGCTGCGCAAGCCGCACAACTTGCTTTGGACGCAAACGTGAAACAATTGGTGATCGGACACTTTTCAGCCCGTTACGAGGATGAATCTATTCTATTTGATGAAGCGTCCGCCATTTTCCCGCGAACTATTTTAGCGAAAGAGAATATGTGTATTGACATTGATGGAGGAACTGTATATGAGAAATAG
- a CDS encoding L,D-transpeptidase family protein: MRNRRLLWGAVILFVVCLAACKKEKPQSLIPDSLAFLQELFNPAYQIDADSIRLMIRSYLNENPVTPWDSALLAHYREKDEFFWLNDSLVSDKPATQVADSMLFWLGDISRHGINPNLYPVDGIRERLQQIRSLKLQEGKTMNRLLADVEYQLTAAYLSYVCQLKFGFLPSGRRWNDSINRIPLKHCDVTFANAALDSLRANPIAAFHRAQPSSPLYRKMQEELERVNAWGKTDTTDYYRNRLLVNMERARWQYALEKGKKYVVANVAAFMLQAINEEMDSILEMRICVGSVKNKTPLLSSRIYYMELNPYWNVPQSIIRKEIIPTYRRDTTYFTRNRMKVYDNKTGLQVDPHSIRWAKYAGKGVPYTVKQDNKTGNSLGRIIFRFPNPHSVYLHDTPSRWAFTLKKRAVSHGCVRLQKALDFAFFLLKEPDELLEDRIRIAMDIKPVSEEGKKLSNSATYSELKHYSLEKYIPLFIDYQTVYLSADNNLRYCEDIYKYDSSLLEAMNDLNLKP, translated from the coding sequence ATGAGAAATAGACGCCTGCTTTGGGGAGCGGTAATCCTGTTCGTCGTTTGTTTGGCAGCTTGTAAGAAAGAGAAACCCCAATCTCTGATACCAGATTCGCTGGCTTTCCTGCAAGAGCTGTTCAACCCTGCTTATCAAATAGATGCCGACAGTATTCGTCTGATGATCCGTTCTTATTTGAATGAAAACCCCGTAACTCCTTGGGATTCGGCTTTGCTGGCTCATTATCGGGAAAAGGATGAATTTTTCTGGTTGAATGACTCGCTTGTGTCCGATAAACCTGCCACACAGGTGGCAGACTCTATGTTGTTCTGGTTGGGAGACATCTCCCGGCATGGTATTAACCCGAATCTTTATCCTGTCGATGGCATCCGTGAGAGATTGCAACAGATACGTTCTTTGAAGTTGCAGGAAGGAAAAACAATGAACCGTCTGTTGGCAGATGTGGAATATCAGTTGACAGCCGCATATCTTTCGTATGTGTGTCAGTTGAAGTTTGGTTTCTTGCCTTCGGGACGCAGATGGAATGATTCGATCAATCGTATTCCTTTAAAACATTGTGATGTTACTTTTGCAAATGCTGCTCTCGATTCATTGCGTGCAAATCCAATTGCTGCTTTTCACAGAGCACAACCTTCTTCTCCGCTTTATCGCAAGATGCAGGAAGAACTGGAACGTGTGAATGCTTGGGGGAAGACAGATACTACGGATTATTACCGCAACCGCCTATTGGTAAACATGGAACGCGCACGCTGGCAATATGCTTTGGAGAAAGGAAAGAAATATGTAGTAGCCAATGTAGCGGCATTTATGTTACAAGCTATCAATGAAGAGATGGATTCAATCTTGGAAATGCGTATCTGCGTGGGAAGCGTGAAGAATAAAACACCCTTGCTGTCGAGCAGAATCTACTATATGGAACTGAATCCATATTGGAATGTCCCTCAAAGTATTATCCGTAAAGAGATTATCCCTACCTATCGCAGAGATACGACCTATTTTACCCGCAACCGCATGAAGGTATATGATAATAAGACCGGTCTGCAAGTAGACCCTCATAGTATCAGGTGGGCTAAGTATGCAGGAAAAGGCGTACCTTATACAGTGAAGCAGGACAATAAAACGGGTAATTCGTTGGGACGCATCATCTTCCGTTTCCCTAATCCTCATTCCGTATATCTGCACGATACTCCTTCCCGGTGGGCTTTCACGTTGAAAAAACGTGCGGTGAGCCACGGTTGCGTCCGCCTTCAGAAAGCACTCGACTTTGCTTTCTTCCTGTTGAAAGAGCCGGATGAATTGTTGGAAGACCGTATTCGCATTGCAATGGATATCAAACCGGTGAGTGAAGAGGGGAAGAAGTTGTCTAACAGTGCGACCTACAGCGAACTGAAACATTATAGTTTAGAGAAATATATACCTTTATTTATAGATTATCAGACAGTTTATTTGTCTGCCGATAATAATTTAAGGTATTGTGAGGACATTTATAAATATGATTCGTCTTTACTAGAGGCAATGAACGACCTGAATTTGAAACCATAA
- a CDS encoding RNA polymerase sigma factor yields MIPYNEREVLKLLQEESTQRKGFEMIVAQYSEQLYWQIRRMVLSHEDANDLLQNTFIKAWTNIDYFRAEAKLSTWLYRIALNECLTFLNKQRAMTTVAINDPEAMVVQKLESDSYFSGDEIQLCLQKALLTLPEKQRMVFNLKYYQEMKYEEMSEIFGTTVGALKASYHHAVKKIEKFLEEID; encoded by the coding sequence ATGATTCCTTATAACGAACGCGAAGTTCTGAAACTCCTTCAAGAGGAGAGTACGCAGCGGAAAGGATTTGAAATGATTGTGGCGCAGTATAGCGAGCAATTGTATTGGCAAATCCGCCGGATGGTACTGTCGCATGAGGATGCGAACGATCTCCTGCAAAACACTTTTATCAAGGCATGGACAAATATCGATTATTTCCGTGCCGAGGCGAAGCTGTCTACCTGGCTCTATCGCATCGCGCTGAATGAATGTCTTACCTTTCTAAACAAACAACGTGCCATGACTACCGTAGCTATCAACGACCCGGAAGCAATGGTTGTGCAGAAACTGGAAAGTGACTCCTACTTTTCGGGAGACGAAATACAGTTGTGTTTGCAGAAAGCTCTATTGACTTTGCCGGAAAAACAGCGTATGGTGTTCAACCTGAAATATTATCAGGAAATGAAATACGAAGAGATGTCGGAAATCTTCGGCACAACGGTTGGTGCGCTCAAAGCGTCATATCATCATGCGGTGAAGAAAATAGAGAAGTTTTTAGAAGAAATAGATTAA